One Manduca sexta isolate Smith_Timp_Sample1 unplaced genomic scaffold, JHU_Msex_v1.0 HiC_scaffold_244, whole genome shotgun sequence genomic window, actttgttttaatttttgtggaATCGAACCTAGCATACTGTTCTACCTTATACGTACTCTGCTATTATCCCTACAGACTACCTACAAAACATTTGACAAAAAATCATTAAGACATGAATAGATGATTTTAGTTCATGTTTAACCATTAACAGCTAACAACCTATAAAAGATTCCAATCATAGCTCTATTCAATCAAATCCCATTTATCAATAGCAGAAACGAGTGCAGATTAATATCTCTTGATTCGGTCTGTACTGCAATTTATATTAGGGCTTGCTATTTGCTTAATgtataagtatacactattgcATCAACATTAATCTTGATACTTGACCAAAACCTATGAATAGTATTcgattaatgtaaaaattataattacattattccCATAAAAAtccgtatcataagtgcaactttattggcctttgtaataaatagttttttttaataaacatagatGTTAGAGTTTTAGAGTTTGGTgtgttgaaacaaaaatataccttaGGCTTAtatgtatactagcttttgctcgcggcttcgcccgcgtgaaggagttttccgggataaaagtccactgtatgataaaagtcttgctacatattttcccggtactgataggttcaaacaaattttatccccatggggttgaatttatcaaaatcctatttaagcgaacgtcttcatcatagtagctccaatctttaatttcagttcaatcagtcgaaaatctaagaagatttatacaaaatcctttcttagcggatgcctacgtcataacatctacctgcatgccaaatttcagcccgatccgtccagtggtttcggctgtgcgttgataaatcactatgtcagtcagtcacctttgagttatatatatttagatatttgctTTTCAGTAAATTCCCATATGacacaaaataaacacaaatctttctaaaatattgttctaatagTTAAcgagttcaaacaaaaaatgtagACTAATAATGTCATCATATCCATGTTTTTCTACATCAATGCCCAATAGCGATCTTTGGAGGCGGCGAATGGATCAACCACCCAACGGCTAGCGCTTGAAAAGGGCCCAAAAAATTATCTTCCTTCGACAAATGGGTCAAAAGGCCTCGTACATATCTGCCGCCTAAAGCCTCGCAATGATCAAGGCTGCTACTACCATTGCCCACATTGTAACACCATAAAACCGTATTATACCACAAAATCATTGAACGTAATCTTAAACTATGTatctattatgtaaaaataaacaaacaattgcATCCGATGTTCACACAGCTCCATTGATCCGTCTGCATTGTGGCTATTCAATTAGCTCTCATTGTCCTAAGCATTTGGTGCATGCAATATCATTCCGAGGTTGAAGTTTATCTGATGGTGAGAGTAAATGACGTCACTTCGTGGGATGATACATATGCATTAGAATTATGAAATCAGTCACTCGATGTAATCTCTACCATAAATATAGTACCACAAGAATTATAAATGCGCAACTGGACTTGAAGGATAGGAATAGGGGTTAAAGATTTGATTGTcactcacacatacacactcactCATATCCCCGAAGGCGTAAGCAGAGGCGAATCTAGTGCACCCACTATTCTTTGCGTGTTCagtctcatgatatgataggggtgagcctatcgtcatatccgGTACAAATTCAATACTGAATTGTTTAACACTTGAAATTTCGGTATATAGAAAGCCACAGCAATTTTGTTGATTCTTTGTGAGACAGCGAGAATTACAATTCTGATCGAGACAGTTCATGTATGTTGTAGACATGCCTACGATGGTACTTTACCACTTATGCATAAAATGGAGCTACAAGAAACGTATTTATTCCCTTACGCTGGCTACTGGCAAGAAGgcgttaaaaatacaattgctgCACACTTTATTTTAGAGCTTATCTCTGCTCCATTTGCtgtgaaagataaaaaatactagTACAATTTAAGGTCAAACcaaatttaattgtttcattGTTTAAACTTTTCGACGGGTAAGAGTGCTGTTATAGAAATACAGAGCGGTAACCTTCCACCACACATATTGCAACAAATCAATTATATACTTAGTATTGTTAACTGTgcgtgtttttaataaaaagaaatatgtttagagaaataatttaaataacagctaatttatgattattgagCAAGCACGTGGTCTTCTAATACTGTACGCATATTTACACACGCaatacatatttcttaaaaCGATATGTTAATGCAGTGAACTAGGaaacgtaaatataataattatattcatacagCATACAAGCGTAAACAAGATAACACcggtactaataaataataattaatttaaatcaatattttgactaagcactgttattttattataattatttaatttatatttccctACTcctaatagtaataaataacttttatttaacataGGATTAGTTCTCATATTTGCAcattttctttcatttaaaaaaatactaaaatattattgtaataaatgtaaaataagtcATGCGACTATTGAGTTACATGTAAGATAAAATCATAGAgtgttttactttaataaacgCAATATCTCgataactttcaaaatatttattttatgtaattcattgttttaaatatatttattaaaaatacgcaCACACACAAAATAACTAGATAATCTGATAGACAAGATATCACGCTAGATATTCACTTTTCTTTCTAAAATCACTATAAATGGCTACACAatgtaatttgatttatatatcaataaaaatttactgaCCTATCGCGCAACGAATACGCAATAGCTTTGAGCCGTATTTAAAACGAAACACCAATGATTCAATACGCCAAagaagtagtttttatttttagtctgGTAGTGAAATGATCTGCCAAAAGTTTaaaatcttgatatttaaatttatagtatatcatgtatttatattttgtacattattttccAGATTGGTTTCGCCAGCTGACTTACGacgaaatttataacaatacacAATACGCCCAAATAAGGCAAACACCAAAAAACGTAGTCacatttagtaaatataataaatatagtagcGTTGAAGTAATTAAGTCCAATGAAATAGAATATAACGACAAAAGCAGCAGCAAATTGTTGGTCGGATTTGCGCGAGATCCATTTAGATATTCGGTGCCGGAGGAAGATTATGCAAGGGGTGTcaggtaaagaaaaaaatattgatatgtaTAATGCAAAGTAATATGTAGaaataatatgtacttttaAGGTTTTCACAGGCTTTTAGGATCTTTTTATTATTCGggcgcggcaaagtgacccctctgcatcagggcccttattctatatgatagtgtaaacgcgtaacgcggccgtgtcatgttatcttcgagaaatgtgcgtggaatggtattctgtaagccaaatttctatcctaaacatgatgcgttgtgttacgtgcttgttacacactgtcaaaataacgtgcgggatagagaataaggcccctgatggtaagtggagtggactGTGGATAATGTCGAATgtcgagagatggttacccctcgacagttgacacaattatgccggcctgatggaaccaGATATAACAGGTTGATCCCTGAACGCCATACACTTCTGTGGGCCACTACGGCATGTTTTAACAcctgtacggtggtcgctatccgggctacccccaacaataacataatagaaatataatagaaaCGTATGAAAATAGAAGTCAGAAAAACTGGAGATATGACATCtggttaaaactaaaatatatattacaaatccAAAATCTTAGCCAATCTTGTTATGTTCAAAAGTAATTACCTTTAATAGTTTGAATAAATTTCCAGATACGTGCAACCCCCTAAAGGAGATAGGGGAAAGAGAGGCGTGTTCCATCTCTACAATATGATATATTGCGCGACTGGATGC contains:
- the LOC119192173 gene encoding phospholipase A2-like: YFVHYFPDWFRQLTYDEIYNNTQYAQIRQTPKNVVTFSKYNKYSSVEVIKSNEIEYNDKSSSKLLVGFARDPFRYSVPEEDYARGVRYVQPPKGDRGKRGVFHLYNMIYCATGCEPLSYKGYGCYCGFLGNGRPTDGIDRCCKMHDQCYENIYCPFYTVYFQPYYWHCYHGEPLCALENYQSQNHVVNGCAARLCECD